TACGAGAAGGTCGAGACGACCGTCGCCAGCCTGTCCGGCGGCGAGCGCGCGCGTCTTCTGCTGAACATGGTGGCGATGGAAGCACCCCACCTGTTGATCCTCGACGAACCGACGAACCACCTGGACATCGACAGCCGTCGCGCCCTGCTGGATGCGCTCAACGATTATGAGGGCGCGGTCATTCTGATCAGCCACGACCGGTCTCTCACGCAGCTGGTCGCCGACCGCCTGTGGCTGGCGGCCGACGGTGGAATCGAACCCTTCGACGGCGATATGGACGACTACGCCAAACTGGTCCTCGACCGCGCTCGTATCGCCGCCCGCGCGCCCACTCAGGTCCATGCTGAAATCGTCGTTGCGCCGCCAGCGCCCCCGACGCCCGCGGCCCGAGCCAAGGCGCCGACCGGAACCGCCCGGCGACGCGCGGAGGCGGCCGAGACCGCGCTCGCCAAGGCCACCGCAGCGCTCAACGAGGTGGACCTAGCGCTGGCTCGACCGGACGCGTTCGCCAAGGCCGCCGAGCTAGGGAAGAAGCGCCAGGCGGCGCAGGCGGCCCTGGAATCAGCCGAAGCTGAATGGATGGACGCCCAGGAAGCCTACGCCGCGCTGACGTCCTAAATCGAAAAGGCGCGCCGGCTGTTAGCCAGCGCGCCTCTCATTCTGTGAAGCCGGAAGCGATCAGGTGATGTGCTTTGGACTGATAGGATCGCTGCCAGGATAGGTCTCTTCGATGGCTTCATCGAGGAGCGCTTCCTGGCGGTCTTCGCCATCCACCTGCTTCTCGGCCATGTGATCATGCTTTTCGCCGTCTTTCAGAGGCGGCACGCGTCGGGCGGCGGGCGCATCGATGTGGCGATCCTCAGGTTTCGGCTTACCCTCGACCGCCATGTCGGCCGTGGAGCTGCTGGACCCATGGCTGAAAGCCCGCTTTTCCTGGTCTTCGTTGGTCTTGCCGGTCATTCGGAACTCCCTCTCGTGTCAGAGAAGAAACCCACTCATGCGCTCAAGGTTGCGCAGAGGTGGCGCCCGTCAGCGACGATCGAACATTGGGTGTCGCACACGGTCTCCCGGCAGCAGGCCCAACTCTGCGGCGCGACCGCCGCGCAGTTCCAGAACGCCCAGGATGGCGCCGCCGCTGGGGATCAGGCTCTCATCGAGCGGCCGCGCATTGCGGGCGATCGACAGGATGCGACCGTCGGGCCGGATGTAGAGGATGTCGAGCGGGATTAGGGTGTTGCGCATCCAGAACGCCACCGCCTGGGGCTTCCGGAAGTCGAAGAGCATGCCGCGATCCGGGCCGAGGCTCATCCGGCACATCAGGCCGATCTCCCGCTGCCGGCCTGTCGCCGCCAGCTCGACC
This is a stretch of genomic DNA from Phenylobacterium immobile (ATCC 35973). It encodes these proteins:
- a CDS encoding DUF192 domain-containing protein is translated as MGLNLSLRAAGAAIALLLAFAGGPSMAEPARCVAGQAEIRPLQQLTIETPHGAKAFKVELAATGRQREIGLMCRMSLGPDRGMLFDFRKPQAVAFWMRNTLIPLDILYIRPDGRILSIARNARPLDESLIPSGGAILGVLELRGGRAAELGLLPGDRVRHPMFDRR